The genomic segment ATGGGGGCGCTGGATTTTGGCTTATTGCTGGAGGGCACGCTCGTTATTGTAGAAACAGTTTTTGTTTCGCTGGAAAAAGAAGCCCATCGACTCGGAACCGCCCGTTTTAATAAAATTGCGAAGCTTGGAATTATCAAAAGAAGTGCAGGGTCGGTAGCCGGGTATATTTTCTTTGCGCTGTTAATTTTGATTGTCGCCCTTACGCCAATTTTTTCCTTTCAGAAAGTTGAAGGTAAAATGTTCTCACCTTTGGCCTTTACGCTTGGATATGCTCTGCTGGGATCTTTGGTATTGAGTTTGACATACGTGCCAGCCATGTGCAAGTACCTCTTAAAAGGGAATATTAAAGAAGAAGAAAACAAAATCACGAAATATAGCCGCCATATTATTTTTAAGGGATTCAGAAAGACTTTTGATCATCCAAAATGGACTTTGTCTATTTTCGCCTTGGTTTTAGTAATCTGCGCCATACGATTTAGCCATTATGGCTCAGAATTTCTTCCAAAACTGAATGAAGGGGCTATCTATGTGCGCGCAACCCTACCGAATAGCGTCAATCTGGAAGAATCTGTTAAGCTTACCAAAAGTATGAAAACCAAGTTATTGGGGCAGTTCGATGAAATAGATTTTATCATGACGCAAACAGGGAGACCCAATGACGGTACGGACCCAACGGGCTTTTTTAATATAGAATTTAATATTGAACTCAAGCCCGAGGGGGAGTGGAAGCGAAAGATCACTAAAGAAACACTGATCAGTCAGATGCGTAATAGCTTGCAGACTTTTCCGGGTATTAATTTTGGCTTTAGTCAGCCCATTCAAGACAATGTGGAAGAATATGTAGCTGGGGTGAAAAGCCCATTGGTCATCAAAATTTTTGGTGAGGATTTGCAGGATCTGGAGAACAAAGCCAATAAGTTTGCTGAGTCGCTCAAACGCGTAGATGGTATTACCGATGTTAATGTGTTCAAAAACATAGGTCTGCCCGAGCTCCGTATTCAGTTACACGACTCGAAGATGGCTAAATATGGGGTTTCGACGAAAGATGTACAATCGGTTATTGAAATGACCATAGGAGGGCAGTCAGTGACGCATTTTTATGAAAATGAACGCATATTTGATGTACGTCTACGCTTTCAGAAGTCCTATCGCGACAGTCCTGAGAAAATTGGTAACATCATTATCCCGACGATGAATGAGCAGAAGGTCCCATTACGGGAGATCGCTACCATTGATTATCACACCGGGCCGGCGTTTATTTATCGAGAGGGGAACTCGCGTTATATTGGGGTAGGTTTTAATATCGAGGGACGAGACTTGGGTAGCACTATTGCTGATGCAAAGGAGCAGGTTGAGCGCGATATTAAGTTGCCGAAATCTTATAAGGTGGTTTGGGCCGGTGAGTTTGAGAGCAAGGAGAGAGCAACAAAACAGCTGATCAGGGTTGTTCCCATATCCCTGATTCTAATTTTGATGCTGTTATATGCCAACTTTGGGAATTTGAAAGATACGCTGATTTCCTCATTAACTCTTGCTTTCGCATTTATCGGTGGTTTTGTTTCTTTGTGGGTCACAGGTACGACATTCGGAATATCTGCAGGTATTGGGTTCATTATCCTGTTTGGTGTAGCAACAATAGATGGTATTGTACTGATTGGAATTATGAAGGAGAATTTATTAAACAAAATGGGGCTGAAGGCGGCGATTTATGAGGCTGTAAAAAGCCGGATCAGGCCTATTTTGATGATTGCGCTGATGGGTGCGATGGGATTGCTTCCTGCAGCACTATCAAACGGGATGGGTTCGGAAATCCAGAAGCCGTTGGCTATCATGATTGTTGGCGGACTGATTATCTGTATGATTCTTTCTTTTTCCATTTTACCCATTGCTTTCTATTTCGCTTATAAAAAAGGAAGAGAAGATTAACGTACCCATTTTAATTATTATATACTACGAAGGCTGCCTGTAAAGTACAGTGCAGCCTTTATTTATGATACGTTATGCGCTGATGACAGCACTTATCGATTTGCTATTCTATCAGCAGGCCGACGTAATAATTGAATGTGTCGACATCAATATTTTCTTTGCTGAGTCCCGGAATCTTAATTTCCCGAAACTGTTGATCCAGCTGTATCAGTTGCCTTTGCTGTCCCCTGATTCCGATGTGAATAGGCATTTGAAATCCAGTGACATCACTTATCCACCTGCCCAGGATTTTACCCTTGGTATCTTGCTGGATTTCAAGGGTAGGAATGGAGGCATGTTTTACATACTGTTCAAATACTTTGGATAGGTCGATTCCCGATGTCTGATTGATGTAGGTGGTGATATCTTTGTAATCAACCTGTTGGTGGTAGAATCTCTTATTGAGGCCCCGGAGGATGGAACGCCATTGCTTGTCGTCGTCGATGATGGTACGCACCATGTTCAGCATGACACCTCCTTTGGGATACATATCACCTGAGCCTTCTTTATTGACGTGATAAGGGCCCTGAATGGGTGCATCGTTTCGGATACCTCGTCGGATGCCGTGTACATAGGCCTGGCTGGCTTCCTTTCCATAGAAATAGTCAATGAATAATGCTTCAGAGTAGTTGGTAAAACTCTCATGAATCCACATGTCACCTAGATCGGCGGAAGTGATATTATTACCAAACCATTCATGGCCAGACTCATGGACGACAATGAAGTCCCATTTTTGCCCCCAGCCCGTTCCTGAATCATCCCTGCCCCGATATCCATTTTGATAATGATTGCCGTAGGCCACGGCACTCTGATGTTCCATACCTGTATGGTGTGTTTCGACAAGTTTATAGCCGTCTTCATAAAAAGGATATGGGCCAAACCAGTGCTCAAAAGCCTCCAGGGTCTGTCTCGCGTTTTTTTGAAGATGAGCTTTTTTTTCAGGGATGTCATTCTCCCGCAAGATGTAATAATCCACATCTAAGAGACCTTTTTCACCTTTATATTTTTCTTTGAAATGGATATAATCACCAATATTAATGGCAACGTTGTAGTTATTGATCGGATTAGTGACTTTCCAATAGTATTTCGTATAGCCGCCCGGCAATTTTTCCCTGTCTACGAGGCGCCCATTGGACACATTCATCACCTCGTTTGGAACAGCCACAGAAATCAACATGCTATCAACTTCATCATATTGATGGTCCTTGTTTGGCCACCACACACTGGCTCCCATTCCCTGGCATGCAGTGGCTACCCAAGGTTTTCCGTTGCTGTCTTTCTTCCAGTCAAAACCGCCGTCCCAAGGTGCCCTCGCTGCTTCTGTAGGGTGCCCTTCATAATATACAGTAAATTCATCCTCTGTTCCCCGATTTATTGAGGTAGGGAAGACTACAAATACAGCGTTATATTCCCTGGTAAATGGAAGCTCTGCGCCTTTATATACGATCTTGTTGATTTTAAGGTTTGCAAACAGGTCGAATTGAAGACGTTTGAAATCTGATGTGGCCTTAAATCGGAAGAGGTTTGAACCGGATATAAATTTATTGTCGATGTCAACTTTAACATCCAGGTGATAGTATTGAATATCATAACAAGTCCGCAAGGGGGTAAGATTTCCCCGCAATGAGTCCTCTCTTGTGAATTCACTTTTTGCTTCCATTAGCTGTGCTAAAGACGTCCGGAAGTCTGCAGTTAATATACCGATGATTGCCAATACATATAATAATCGTTTCATTTGTCAATATTGTTTAGAAGGTCTACCTGCCGCCCGGAGGACAATGTAATCTTAGATAGTTCGTAAATAATGTTCTTAAATGTTCATGTGTACCTTCGCCTTCGCTAATGGAATGGCTCCGGTTAGGGTAAGACATCAGCTGAAACTGCACATTGTTTCTAATAAGCTCATTGATCAGGACTTCTGCATTTTGGTAATGTACGTTGTCGTCGCCGGTCCCATGGATATAGAGGAGATTTCCTCTGATATTTTTAACGTGTTTTAAAGGCGAGCCGTTTTCGAAGTCTTCCTTGTTTTCCTGGGGTAATCCCATATAACGTTCCTGATAGACGTTGTCGTAAAGCAGCTGATTCGCGA from the Sphingobacterium thalpophilum genome contains:
- a CDS encoding efflux RND transporter permease subunit; its protein translation is MKKVVQNIVSFSLKHSLVVLFFTLVLLFGGIYAYLHTAIEAFPDVTNTRVRIITQWPGRSAEEIEKFVTLPVTKEMNTIPRKTEVRSISLFGLSVVTVQFEETVTDFYAQQYAGNKMRSIELPEGAESSVEPPSGATGEIFRYVVKSDLPIKEVSAIQDWVIERELVGVPGVADIVSFGGEEKIYEIKINPTELANYNLSPLDVYEAVSRSNINVGGDVIQKGNQAYVVRGVGLLDKIEDIGNILIKVVGNTPILVKHVAEIELGAKPRLGQVGLNADDDLVQGIVIMLRGENPSEVVARLKDKIQELNQRILPENVKIEPVIDRTKLVNNTVHTVSKNLIEGVILVSIIVFIFLNNWKTTFIVASVIPLAFLFAIILLKIQGLPANLISMGALDFGLLLEGTLVIVETVFVSLEKEAHRLGTARFNKIAKLGIIKRSAGSVAGYIFFALLILIVALTPIFSFQKVEGKMFSPLAFTLGYALLGSLVLSLTYVPAMCKYLLKGNIKEEENKITKYSRHIIFKGFRKTFDHPKWTLSIFALVLVICAIRFSHYGSEFLPKLNEGAIYVRATLPNSVNLEESVKLTKSMKTKLLGQFDEIDFIMTQTGRPNDGTDPTGFFNIEFNIELKPEGEWKRKITKETLISQMRNSLQTFPGINFGFSQPIQDNVEEYVAGVKSPLVIKIFGEDLQDLENKANKFAESLKRVDGITDVNVFKNIGLPELRIQLHDSKMAKYGVSTKDVQSVIEMTIGGQSVTHFYENERIFDVRLRFQKSYRDSPEKIGNIIIPTMNEQKVPLREIATIDYHTGPAFIYREGNSRYIGVGFNIEGRDLGSTIADAKEQVERDIKLPKSYKVVWAGEFESKERATKQLIRVVPISLILILMLLYANFGNLKDTLISSLTLAFAFIGGFVSLWVTGTTFGISAGIGFIILFGVATIDGIVLIGIMKENLLNKMGLKAAIYEAVKSRIRPILMIALMGAMGLLPAALSNGMGSEIQKPLAIMIVGGLIICMILSFSILPIAFYFAYKKGRED
- a CDS encoding M1 family metallopeptidase, whose translation is MKRLLYVLAIIGILTADFRTSLAQLMEAKSEFTREDSLRGNLTPLRTCYDIQYYHLDVKVDIDNKFISGSNLFRFKATSDFKRLQFDLFANLKINKIVYKGAELPFTREYNAVFVVFPTSINRGTEDEFTVYYEGHPTEAARAPWDGGFDWKKDSNGKPWVATACQGMGASVWWPNKDHQYDEVDSMLISVAVPNEVMNVSNGRLVDREKLPGGYTKYYWKVTNPINNYNVAINIGDYIHFKEKYKGEKGLLDVDYYILRENDIPEKKAHLQKNARQTLEAFEHWFGPYPFYEDGYKLVETHHTGMEHQSAVAYGNHYQNGYRGRDDSGTGWGQKWDFIVVHESGHEWFGNNITSADLGDMWIHESFTNYSEALFIDYFYGKEASQAYVHGIRRGIRNDAPIQGPYHVNKEGSGDMYPKGGVMLNMVRTIIDDDKQWRSILRGLNKRFYHQQVDYKDITTYINQTSGIDLSKVFEQYVKHASIPTLEIQQDTKGKILGRWISDVTGFQMPIHIGIRGQQRQLIQLDQQFREIKIPGLSKENIDVDTFNYYVGLLIE